CTGGGACTTCCGGACCGGCCACATCATCTCCTTCGTGCTGGCGGCGATCTTCGTCCTTCTCGCCGCGGTGTGGCTCTATCCGAGTCCGATCGAGGGACGCGCCGTCATGGGAGAGATCGCGGGCATCTTCACGCTCAGCGTGGGACCGTGGATGATGATGATCTTCATCCTCGGCGCGCTCGCGGCCACGTACTCCACCGCCTTCAACTACTTCGACGGATGGCCCCGCATCGTCGGCGCCTGTTGCCGGAACCTCTTCCGCACGACGGCGCGCCTGCACGGGATATCATCCGAGGATCGAGCCGATCCGGAGCGGCGGCGGACCTGGAACTCCGAGTACAACATCTATCGGATGACGATGTTCTACTCGCTCATCGCCTCCGTCCTCTACATCGCGTTCGACCCGCGCCCCGTGTTTCTCGTGCTCGTGGCTTCGGCGCTCGCCTTCTTCGTCGCGCCCGTCATCTACTTCTTCAACCTCTATTTCTGCCTCAAGGTGATCCCGAAGGAGGACGAACTCTTCTACCCGTCCTGGTTCGCACGCTGGTTCGGGGGGTTGAGCCTGTTCATCTTCACGGGCCTCAGCGTGATCCTGATCTTCGCGCGCGTGTTCCGGATCCCCCTCTTCGGCGCCTGACTCAACCGTCGCCCTCGGGCCGCCCGGCCCGCCGCCGCCGATCATCCTCCTCCGCCGCTCGCGACATGCCCGTCGCGACGAGTCCGGCGGGCACCGCCACGATTCCCATCCCGCACAGCAATATGATGAACGTGAAGATTCTGCCTCCGACCGTGACCGGGTACGCATCTCCGTAGCCCACGGTCGTCAGCGTGACGACCGCCCACCACAGGCTGTGGAACACGGATTCGAACTTCTCGGGCTGGGCCTCGTGTTCGAAGTGATGGATGCCGAGCGCCGCGATATACAGCAGGACCAGCGTGGCGAAGAGGAACACCAGCGCCTCGTTGCGCGCGTACTTCACGGCGTTCATCAGTCTCGTGACGGCCGTGCTGTATCGCGCGATCTCGAAGAGCCGGAAGACGCGGAGCAACCGCAGGCCGCGCACCGCCCGGAGGTCGATGCCGACGGACAGGAGCGAGAGGTAGAACGGAAGAATGGCGACGAGGTCGACGATTCCATAGAAGCTGCGGATGAAGGACCACTTGTGCTCCGCCGCGATGATCCGCAGGGCGTATTCGATCGTGAAGAGCACGACGATGACGATTTCGCAGACGGCGAGCGCCGACTTCCAGGCGGGAGGCAACTGGTGGAGGGTGGACAGCGACATCGCCAGGAGGGAGGCGATGATGAGAAAGAAGACGCTCTTGTCGAACCAGCGACCGGACCCCGCGCCCGAACCCTTCACGACATCGCGTATGCTCATCGGCAACTCCGGGGCCGCTATCCGCGCAGTCGCTGCACGAACCACCAGTAGTGACCTTCGAGGTCCCGGACTTCGTAGCTCCGGTCGGACCAGTAGTCCTCGCCGTAGTCCTGCGTGGCGGGCTCGGTCGTGATCGCGGCGCCGGCGGCCCGCGCCCGCTCGCAGTGAGCGTCCGCGTCGTCCACGTAGACCATGAGCGACTGCGTGTTCGCGCCATCCGCTCCCCGCGGGGACCGTGGGTAGGTTCGGCCCGGCGTGAGCCCGGCCTGCCCAACCATGATGAGTCCGCCGTTCAGGGCGAGCTGGGAATGGACGACCTGTCCCTGTTCGTTCTCGATTCTCTCGCGCACCTCGAACCCGAAGGCGTCCGCGAGCCAATCGATCGCCGCCCCTGCGTCGTCGTAGAACACGGCGGGAGTGATCCTCGGCCAGCCCTTGGGTGGATCGATCATGTGTTCCTCCTGGCGTGTCCCTCCTGACGGGGCGTGGCAAAGCCGCGCCACGCCATGAGCGGGACTTGCACATCGTCAAGCTCCCGAATCTGATGCAGTCTGCAGTTCGGGGCGACAGCCCGCAGCCGTCGGGACGTGCCCGCGGCGCGTGGGATGGTTACGTGAATCGTACGAAAGGCGCACGGATGGGAATCCGCGTCGGCGTGGACGTCGGCGGCACCTTCACGGATGTGGTCCTGCTGGGAGACGACGGGCGCATGGTGGCCCGCAAGGTCTCGTCCACGCCGGAGGACTACAGCCGCGGTATCGCCGAGGGTGTGGCCGCCGCGCTCGCCGACTGCGGAGCCGCCCCGGGCGATGTCACCTCGGTGGTCCACGCCACGACCGTCGCCACCAACACCATCCTCGAGCAGAAGGGCGCGAGGACGGGCCTCATCACGACGCGGGGCTTCCGCGACGTGCTCGAGATGCGGCGGCTGCGCATTCCGGTAATGTACGACCTTCAGTACGAAAAGCCGCCGCCGCTCGTGCCCCGCCACCTGCGCCGGGAGGTGGACGAACGCCTCGGTCCCGACGGGGCCGTGCGCCGGGAGCTGGATCCGGCGAGTCTGGACGCGGCCGTCGCGGAACTGCGGCGCGAGGGGGTGGAGGCGGCGGCGGTGAGCCTGCTCCACGCCTATGCGAACCCCGCCCACGAGCGGGAGGTCGCGGCGCATCTGCGGGAGGCGTTTCCGAACGGCCTCTACATTACCTGCTCTTCCGACATCCTGCCGGAGATCCGGGAGTACGAGCGGACGAGCACCGCCGTCGTGAACGCCTACATCGGACCCGTGGTCCAGCGCTACATGGAGACGCTGCTGGACCGGCT
Above is a genomic segment from Candidatus Palauibacter polyketidifaciens containing:
- a CDS encoding ion transporter — its product is MSIRDVVKGSGAGSGRWFDKSVFFLIIASLLAMSLSTLHQLPPAWKSALAVCEIVIVVLFTIEYALRIIAAEHKWSFIRSFYGIVDLVAILPFYLSLLSVGIDLRAVRGLRLLRVFRLFEIARYSTAVTRLMNAVKYARNEALVFLFATLVLLYIAALGIHHFEHEAQPEKFESVFHSLWWAVVTLTTVGYGDAYPVTVGGRIFTFIILLCGMGIVAVPAGLVATGMSRAAEEDDRRRRAGRPEGDG
- a CDS encoding VOC family protein, whose amino-acid sequence is MIDPPKGWPRITPAVFYDDAGAAIDWLADAFGFEVRERIENEQGQVVHSQLALNGGLIMVGQAGLTPGRTYPRSPRGADGANTQSLMVYVDDADAHCERARAAGAAITTEPATQDYGEDYWSDRSYEVRDLEGHYWWFVQRLRG